From one Lysinibacillus sp. G4S2 genomic stretch:
- a CDS encoding endonuclease V: MEIEEMILNYTTQQNELRKRISLQNNFSDEQIKLVAGVDIAYWAENNKEYGVCCIQVFDFCSKKLVEQVDYMDEITTPYISGFLAFRELPLILEAVKKLKTNPSLYMFDGNGYLHKRNMGVATHASFYLEKPTIGVAKTYYKIENTDFIMPENKAGAFTDIVIDGAVYGRALRSRKDVKPIFVSCGNKIDIETATNITMHFIEKDSRLPIPTRYADLATHQARKLHKDNV; this comes from the coding sequence ATGGAAATAGAAGAAATGATCCTAAACTATACAACGCAACAAAATGAATTAAGAAAGCGTATTTCTCTACAAAACAATTTTTCTGATGAGCAAATTAAGCTTGTTGCAGGAGTGGATATTGCCTATTGGGCTGAAAATAATAAAGAATATGGAGTTTGTTGCATTCAGGTTTTTGACTTTTGTTCAAAAAAGTTAGTGGAACAAGTTGATTACATGGATGAAATTACAACTCCTTATATTTCTGGGTTTTTAGCTTTTCGTGAATTGCCTCTTATTTTAGAAGCTGTAAAAAAGTTGAAAACAAATCCAAGCCTTTATATGTTCGATGGAAATGGTTATTTACATAAGCGCAATATGGGAGTTGCTACCCATGCTTCTTTCTACTTAGAAAAACCGACAATTGGCGTAGCGAAAACGTATTATAAAATTGAAAATACGGATTTTATCATGCCGGAAAATAAAGCAGGAGCGTTTACGGATATTGTCATTGATGGGGCAGTATATGGTCGTGCTCTAAGAAGCAGAAAGGATGTTAAACCTATATTTGTTTCATGTGGAAACAAGATTGATATAGAAACAGCTACAAACATAACGATGCATTTTATTGAAAAAGATAGCCGTTTACCAATACCTACAAGATATGCGGATTTAGCAACTCATCAGGCAAGGAAATTGCATAAAGATAATGTGTGA